The Acidimicrobiia bacterium region GCTGACGTTCGTGCCAGGGCGGATCGACGAAGTCGACGGCGTCATCAACTCTGCTGTCGCGCTGGCTCAGAACCAGGAAACCGAGTTCCTGTTCTCGGTAAGAGTTACGATCCCGAGCGTTGCCAAAGACCAGTTCCAGTTCCGATTGATCGACGCCGCTTTGGGCAGCGTATACGACGGATACGACCAACGGCCGCCGGCCGTCAACTTCCCCTTCGCGTTTGCCAACGGGTTTGAGGCCGGCACCCCCGGAGCTGTCATCACAGCAGCCGGCTCCGCCAACCCGGATCCGTGGACACAGGTAGAGCCGGGAACGGTGATCACATACGACAACACTCAGAAGATCCAGGCCACGCAGTCGGCCAGATTCGAGCGCTCGTATCTCGACCTTGATTCGTACCTACGGCTCAACGACTTCAATCAGGCCCAGCACCTGTACGGGCGGGTGTACTTCCGCTATACGGGTCTTGCGCGGGACATCGACAGCCAACCGGTGAATGTGCGAATCGTCGACGTGGTCGGTGGATATGACGACGGGGACCAGAACTCGCATTCGATCACGGTCACTCTGGCCGGCCAGGTCAGGATAAAGGCGGGCGGCCTCGCCGGACCGGGTGATGTCGAACTGGTGCTGCCAAGTACAACCCTCGACTTCGACACGTGGTACCGCATCGAGTGGCACGCCACGACTGAGTCGGCGCCTCTTGCCAAAGACGGCACGGTCGAGGTAGTGATCTACAACGCGGCTGGTACGGAGTTGGAGAGGGGTTCCATCTCTGCCGCTCCAACCCTCACCGAATTCGAAGACATCGACATCGGCCCCCGCAGGAGCACCATCACCGCCTGGATCGATGCAGTGGCACTCTCCAACCAGGGCTGGCTCGGACCGTAAGCCACCTTCGAATAGACAATCGCCGGCGCGAGGGACAACCCCGACCGCCGGCGATTTCGCGTCCGGCGTTGCTGCCGACGCCGGCGCATGCAAAGAGTGCTCGTCGCTCGGCGGCCTAGTACGACAACCGATGCCACGAAGAACTCCGACAAGCGCTATAGTAAAACCGTACGCCCGATTGCGTACAACGCCGGGCTCCCCCCCACTCGTTCCGTCTGGTGGAGCCACCGCAGGACATGCTGGTTCACGTCGACGCCGCGTCGGCTCTCCAACGCAGATCAGGCGGGGCGTCAACCCCGACGGTTCGACGCTTCGGAAGGAGCAACCATCATGTCCAGCAACCTCTACGTGGGTAATCTCACGTTCAACACCACCTCGGGTGACCTCGAGACTCTCTTCGCCAAGCACGGCGAGGTGACGAAGGCCCAGGTCATCACGGACCGGGACACCGGTCGGTCACGTGGCTTCGGCTTCGTCGAGATGGCCACCTCCGAGGGCGGCAAGGCCGCCATCGACAACCTCAACGGTTACAACCTCGATGGTCGTGACCTCACTGTGAACGTCGCCAAAGAACGCTCACGCTGAAACCAGGTTCGATGCGCAAGATCGACGGAGGCAGGCAACGATGCGTGGGATGCGGACATCCCCGCAAAGAGCACAACGATCGCGAAGGGTGCTCGGTGCCCAAATGTGCTTGTAGTGAGTACATGCAACCGGCGGACCCGGAGTCATCCGGCCGCAAGGGAGCGAAACGGTCGTAGTGATCTGTCCCCTTCGGGGCGCATAGACTGATTGAGTAGGGGTGAGTTCGGAAACGGACTCACCCCTCTCTCGTTAACAGGCGTACCGGGATAGGTCCAGAGCACCTATCCCGAGAGCCGGTGCTCCCCCGGCACGCGACCGGCGCCTGCCGCCGCGATCCGGCGGGCCATTGCGCCGAAGATCAGGGCATGGAACGGGACCAGGGCGTACCAGTACATCCGTCCCAGGAGGCCACGAGGCACGAACGTCGCGGTCTGGGTCAGCTCTGTCGCAGATCCGTCGGGGTCCACCGACCACTCCAACCAGGCTTCGCCCGGCAGCTTCATCTCTGCTTGCAGCAGCAAACTGCGGTCCGGTTCCACCCGGACGACCCGCCAGAAATCGAGGGCCTCGCCGGGCCGGAGATCCTCCGGGTGGCGCCGGCCGCGCCGCAGCCCCACTCCCCCGATCAGGGAGTCGAGCACGCCGCGAATACGCCAGGCCCAGTCAAATCCGTAGTAGCCAACGTCACCCCCAACCCTGGTGAACGCCCAGAAGATGTCCCCGGCGGCGGCTCGTGAGTCGACGACCCGACGATCCTCGAACCTCTTGCCGCCCGCCCACGCCGGATCGGTGGGAAGTGGGTGAGCGGGGCTGGTGGCTGCATCGCTCCAACGGGTCTCGACCTGGCGGGAGGTGGTGAGTTCCAGCGCCAGGCGCACGGCCTCCCGGTAGCTGATCGGCTGGTACGGGAAGAGCCGCGCCGGCGCGTCGTCGGTTACGATCACTTCATTCTTCAGACTGTCCACGAGCGGTCGCGCTACGGCGGACGGAAGCGGAGTGACGAGGCCGATCCACCGGGATGACAGGCCGGGACTGAGCACCGGGACCGGGATGATGATCCGCCGCCGCAGGCCGGCCTCTTCCGCGTAGATCTGCATCATCTCCTCATAGGTCAGAACCTCGGGACCACCCACCTCGAGCACCCGGCTGACCGGTTCGTCCTCGAGCACTGCAGTGAGCATCTCGAGCACGTCTCGAATGGCGATGGGCTGACACCGAGTTCGGACCCATTTCGGAGTGGTCATGATCGGCAGCACTTCGGTGAGATAGCGCAGCATCTCGAAGCTCACCGAACCGGATCCAATGATCACCGCCGCCCGAACCTCGGTCACCGGAACGCGCCCGGACGCCAGCGTCTGGCCCACCTCCTGGCGGGACCGGAGATGCTTTGAGAGCGCTTCATCTTCGGGACGGCCCAGTCCGCCGAGGTAGACGATGCGACGGAGGCCTGCAGTTGCAGCAGCTTCCTGGAAATTCTGGGCGCCGACCCGGTCGGTTTGCCCGAAGTCGGCGGTGTCACCCATTGAGTGGATCAGGTAGTAGGCGTAATCACATCCCTCGAGTGCAGCCCCGAGGGTGGCAGGATCGAGAACGTCGCCTTTCACCACCTCGACCTGATCGCGCCAGGGGTCGAGAGCCAGCTTGGAAGGGTCCCGGGCCAGACAGCGGACTCGATGGCCGCGCTCGAGCAAGCGCTGCACCAACCGTCCGCCGATGTAGCCGGTTGCCCCGGTGACGAGAGTGAGAGGCGAGTCCATCGGCGAGAGGATACCTGCGCCGTGGTTCCTACTTCGGAGCCCACTCGGCAAGACAGGAGCGTGATTCCCCATGAGTCTGCGCGAGCACCCGTGTCTCGTTTGTGAGTGAGCACTCACTCAGTTACTCTGACCCATCGTGAATACCCGACACACCCGCGCCAAGCCACTGTCACGTGATGATCGCAGAGAAGCGATCTTGACGGCCGTCATCCCCCTCCTCATCGAGAAGGGTCAGGCGGTGACTACCGCCGAGATGGCAGAGGCGGCGGGTATCGCAGAAGGAACCATCTTCCGGGCGTTCCCGGACAAGGCCGCGCTCATTCACGAAGCGGTGAAGATCACGATGGATCCGGCCCCGGTCCGGGTCGCCCTCGAAGCGATCGACGCGACCGCCCCCATCGAGACACAACTCACCGAGGCCGCCCACATTCTCGTCGAACGGTTCGACCGGATCACCGCACTGATGGAAGTCCTTCGCACGATGCCACTTCCGGCCACCGGCCCGCCGGCCGGCGCCCGCCGTGTGGTTACCGAGTCGATCGCCTCCATCTCGGCCGGCCTTACCGTGCTCCTCGAGCGGCACCGCGATCGCCTCGTGATTGCACCCTCACGAGCGGCGGCGGCCTTCCGGGGATTGATCTTCGCCAATGCCCACTCGGTGATGACCCCGGAGGAGAAATTGACGATCGATGAGGTCGTCGGGATCCTGCTCTGCGGCATTTCAGCTCGCCCGATCGGAGACTGATCGCCTCGTGCTGATCCGGATTCTCAAAGAGCGCCTCAAGCCGTATTCCCGTCAGATCACGATCGTGATCCTCCTTCAACTGGCCGGGACGATCGCGTCGTTGTACCTCCCCAGCCTCAACGCCGACATCATCGACGACGGTGTCGTCACCGGTGACACGGCCTACATCACCCGCACCGGGGTGTGGATGCTGCTCGTATCCCTGATTCAGGTCGGCTGCACGATCTCCGCCGTCTTCTTCGGCGCCAGAACCGCCATGGCGTTCGGACGCGACCTGCGCTCGGTGATCTTCCACCGGGTAGCCGACTTCTCGAGCCGGGAGATGGCCGCCTTGGGTGCGCCCTCGCTGATTACCCGCAACACCAACGACGTCCAGCAGGTACAGATGCTGGTGTTGATGGGCCTCACCATGATGGTGTCGGCCCCGATCATGATGGTGGGCGGCATCATCATGGCCCTGCGCGAAGATGTCGGGCTCTCGTGGCTGGTGGTGGTGGCGATTCCGATTCTGGCCATGGCGGTCGGGTTGATCATCTCCCGAATGATCCCGGCCTACCGGCTGATGCAGTCGCGAATCGACAGCGTTAACCGGGTCCTTCGCGAACAGGCCACCGGCATCCGGGTCCTCCGCGCCTTTGTCAGGGAACCGTTCGAGACCAAACGATTCGAGCAGGCGAATGCCGACCTCACAGACGTGTCGATCACGGTCGGCCGGTGGATGTCGGCCATGTTCCCGGTGGTAATGCTTGTGCTCAACCTATCCAGTGTTGCGGTGCTGTGGTTCGGCGGGTTCCGCATCGACTCAGGCGCTATGGAGATCGGCGCTCTCACCGCCTTCCTCACCTATCTGATCCAAATCCTGATGTCGGTGATGATGGCAACGTTCATGCTGGTCATGGTGCCACGAGCCACCGTGTCTGCCGATCGCATCGGTGAGGTCCTCGACACCGAGTCGTCGGTGCTGCTCCCGGCGGTCGGAGTGACCAAGGTCGGCCGGCGCGGCGAACTCGATCTGCGCGGAGCGGGGTTCAGCTACCCGGGAGCAAACTTCCCGGTGCTGTGTGACGTGACGTTCTCGGCCAGACCCGGCCAGACCACCGCCATCGTGGGGTCGACGGGTGCCGGGAAGACGACCTTGTTCGGCCTGATTCCCAGGTTGTTCGACGCCACCACCGGAAGCGTGCTCGTCGACGGAGTCGACGTTCGAGAACTCGAGCCAAGCGTCTTGTGGTCGAAGATCGGGCTGGTCCCCCAGATCCCCTACCTGTTTTCGGGGACGGTTGCCTCCAATCTGCGCTACGGCAAGCCCGATGCCAGCGAAGCCGAAATGTGGGCGGCGCTCGAAGTCGCCCAAGCTCGAGGGTTCGTCGAGGACATGCCGGAGGGTCTCGAGGCACTGATCTCCCAGGGTGGCACCAACGTGTCGGGCGGTCAGCGCCAGCGCCTCGCCATCGCCAGGGCGCTGATCCTGAAACCCGAGATCTACCTGTTCGACGACTCATTCTCTGCCCTCGACCTGGCAACCGACGCCAGGCTCAGGCGGGCGCTGAAGCCGGTGACGGCCGACGCCACAGTCCTGATCATTGCCCAGCGCATCTCGACCATCGCAGACGCCGACCAGATCGTCGTGCTCGAAGACGGCGAGTTGGTGGGTCTCGGCACCCATGAGTCATTGCTGGAGACGTGTGAGACATACGTCGAGATCGTCGAGTCGCAGCTGAAGGCGGAGGTTGCCTGATGAGCGGCCGCGACATGAAAGCAACTGAACGAATCTCGGGTCAGCGCGGGCCCGGTCATGGCCCGTTCGGTGGTGGGATGATCGGTCAGAAACCGCTCTCGTTCGGAGCTTCTGCCAAACGGATCGTCAAGCGCCTTCGACCGCAACTTCCCAAGGTCATCGGTGTGTTTGCGGCTGGAATCGTCAGTGTGGCGCTCTCCGCTATCGGTCCGAGGGTATTGGGTCGGGCAACAGACCTGATCTTCGCCGGAGCGATCGGCAAGCGGCTTCCGGCCGGGCTCACAAAGGAGCAAGCCATCGAAGCGGCCAGAGCAGCCGGCCAGGCCCAGATCGCAGATCTGCTGACCGGAGTGGACGTGATACCCGGTCAGGGAATCGACTTTGCGGCGCTGGGGAACGTGCTGTTGATCGTCATCGCCCTCTACGCAGGCTCGGCCTTGCTCGGGTTCCTGCAGGGGTACATGCTCAACGATGTAGTCCAGCGAACCATCTTCCGTCTTCGTTCCGAGGTCGAGGACAAGCTCAACCGGCTCCCACTCCGTTATTTCGACCGCCAGCCGCGCGGCGAGCTCTTGAGCCGGGTCACCAACGACATCGACAACGTATCCCAGAGCCTCCAGCAGACGATGAGCCAGCTGCTGACGTCACTGTTGACGATCATATTTGTGGTCGGGATGATGATCTCGATCTCACCGACGCTGTCCCTGATTGCCCTGGTGACGATCCCCGTCACGATGGTGGTTGCCGGTTTGGTGATGAGGAAGTCTCAGAAGCACTTCATCACCCAGTGGCGCCGGACCGGAAACCTCAACGCTCAAATCGAAGAGGCGTTTACCGGCCACTCGCTGGTCAAAGTGTTCGGCCGTCAGCAGGAAGTCCAGGCCACCTTCGAGCTCGAAAACGAAGCGCTGTATAAGGCCAGCTTCGGAGCACAGTTCCTCTCCGGGCTGATCATGCCGATCATGATGTTCATCGGAAACCTCAACTACGTGATCATCGCCGTGATTGGCGGGCTGCGGGTGGCGAGCGGCACGATGAGCCTCGGTGACGTCCAGGCGTTCATTCAGTACTCCCGCCAGTTCACGCAGCCGGTCACTCAGGTGGCGTCCATGGTCAACCTGTTGCAGTCGGGCGTTGCCTCAGCAGAACGGGTGTTCGAACTTCTCGACGCAGAGGAGGAAGTTCCGGACGACCATCATCCTCCGATGTCAAACGAATCGTACGGGCGAGTGACGTTCGAGGACGTTTCGTTCCGCTACGACGAGGATCGCCCACTCATAGAGCACCTGTCGATGACGGTCGAACCTGGCCAGACGGTCGCGATCGTCGGGCCGACCGGAGCGGGCAAGACCACGCTGGTCAACCTGATCATGCGGTTCTACGAACTGAATGAAGGTCGGATCACCCTCGATGGGGTCGACATCACGCAGATGTCGCGTGCCGGGCTACGTTCACGAATCGGCATGGTGCTGCAAGACACGTGGCTGTTCAAGGGGACGATCAGGGACAATATCGCCTACGGACGGCCGGATGCCACGGAGGCTGAAGTCCTCGAGGCTGCCCGGGCCACACTCGTCGACCGTTTCGTTCACAGCCTTCCCGAGGGCTACAACACCGTCATCGACGATGAGGGCAGCAACGTCAGCTCCGGCGAAAAGCAGCTGATCACCATCGCCCGGGCGTTCCTCGCCGACCCTGCCTTGCTCATCCTCGATGAAGCAACCAGCTCGGTCGACACCCGCACCGAGCTGCTGGTACAGCATGCCATGGCGGCGTTGCGCACAGATCGCACCAGCTTCGTCATTGCCCACCGCCTCTCGACCATCCGGGACGCCGATCTGATCCTGGTGATGGAGGAAGGCCGGATCGTCGAACGCGGCAACCACAACGAGCTGATCAAGCTCGACGGCGCCTACGCCCACCTCTACAACTCACAGTTTGCCGGACCCGATGTCGAGGACCCGGCCCTGGTCCCGGAAGGTCCCCCCGTCGGCGTACGTTGAGAGAACGATGGACAATCTGTCGGATCCCCGACAATCGCTTGAACCATCGGTCCCCCACCCCTACTGTTGCCGGACCCCCACGCTCTGGGAGGAACCAGATGGCGAAATTCATGTTGATCTACACCGGCGGCATGGGTATGGAAGCGGATCCCGAGGATCAGAAGAGGATCATGGAAGAGTGGGGTGTGTGGTACGGCAAGATGGGTGCCTCGATCGTCGATGGCGGCGCACCCTTCGCACACTCCAAGCACCTGAAGGGCAACGGCATCGAAGACGGGCCTCTGAGCGAGACACCTGCCACCGGCTACACCGTGATCGAAGCCGACTCACTCGAGGCAGCGGCGGCTGCCTGCGAAGGCCATCCGCACCTCAACCACGGCGGCCGGGTCGAGATCTACACCTGCATCGACATGGGCTCCCCTGAATAGGGGCCAGGAACCCCCGGCTGAGCTGGGTAAGACCAACCACCAAAGAGCAGCACCGGGGCGCAACTCCAAGCCGCGCCAAGGACGTGGAAGGTGACGAATGGGTGTTGAGGGTTCGCGGTACTCGGATCAAGTGGGAACGTTCGCCGAAGAGCTGGTCGTCGCGCTCTCCCCCATCGGTGACGTGTCGCGACATGCTCGCATGCCGTACCACACGCTCCCGGCCGACATCCTCGATGACGAGGAGATGCTCATCGAATGGGCTCGAGAGTCGGCCGACATCGCGTTGAGGTGATCCGTATTCGGCCACACCCAGTTCGGAGGGACTCGGTCCCGCCGTTTCCGCGGCGCCGTTGCGGTATCAACTCCACACCCCTAGGGTCGTCCGGATGACCGACGAAAACCGAAGATCTCTCATCGGCATCGCGGCCGCCCTCGTGATCGGGGTACTGGTCGGGTTGGCCGGCAGCGCCGGCAGCCGCAGCGTCGGTCCGATAGCCGTGTTTGCCGTGTGCGGACTAGTCGCATATGCGATCAACTGGGTGGTCTTCGTCCCCTCCAACCGGGCGAAAACCGAGCACTACTTCGACCTGACCGGTAGCGTCACCTATCTGACCGTCACGGCCGTTGCTCTGGCGTTCAGCGGCGACCTCGACGCCCGGGCGATCATCGTTGGCGTCATGGTTTGGATATGGGCTGCACGACTGGGTTCGTTCCTGTTCCGCCGGGTTCGGCGGGACGGGCGAGACGGCCGGTTCGACCGGATCAAGACCGACCCGCTGCGGTTCTTCATGACCTGGACGTTGCAGGGCCTGTGGGTACTGCTCACCTTGGCTGCGGCCCTGGCGATCATCACCGGCACCGAACGACAGACGATCGGATGGCTTGCCGTCGTCGGCATCGCCGTCTGGGTCGCCGGCTTCGCGGTCGAGTCCGTGGCCGATTGGCA contains the following coding sequences:
- a CDS encoding ABC transporter ATP-binding protein; this encodes MKATERISGQRGPGHGPFGGGMIGQKPLSFGASAKRIVKRLRPQLPKVIGVFAAGIVSVALSAIGPRVLGRATDLIFAGAIGKRLPAGLTKEQAIEAARAAGQAQIADLLTGVDVIPGQGIDFAALGNVLLIVIALYAGSALLGFLQGYMLNDVVQRTIFRLRSEVEDKLNRLPLRYFDRQPRGELLSRVTNDIDNVSQSLQQTMSQLLTSLLTIIFVVGMMISISPTLSLIALVTIPVTMVVAGLVMRKSQKHFITQWRRTGNLNAQIEEAFTGHSLVKVFGRQQEVQATFELENEALYKASFGAQFLSGLIMPIMMFIGNLNYVIIAVIGGLRVASGTMSLGDVQAFIQYSRQFTQPVTQVASMVNLLQSGVASAERVFELLDAEEEVPDDHHPPMSNESYGRVTFEDVSFRYDEDRPLIEHLSMTVEPGQTVAIVGPTGAGKTTLVNLIMRFYELNEGRITLDGVDITQMSRAGLRSRIGMVLQDTWLFKGTIRDNIAYGRPDATEAEVLEAARATLVDRFVHSLPEGYNTVIDDEGSNVSSGEKQLITIARAFLADPALLILDEATSSVDTRTELLVQHAMAALRTDRTSFVIAHRLSTIRDADLILVMEEGRIVERGNHNELIKLDGAYAHLYNSQFAGPDVEDPALVPEGPPVGVR
- a CDS encoding DUF1295 domain-containing protein translates to MTDENRRSLIGIAAALVIGVLVGLAGSAGSRSVGPIAVFAVCGLVAYAINWVVFVPSNRAKTEHYFDLTGSVTYLTVTAVALAFSGDLDARAIIVGVMVWIWAARLGSFLFRRVRRDGRDGRFDRIKTDPLRFFMTWTLQGLWVLLTLAAALAIITGTERQTIGWLAVVGIAVWVAGFAVESVADWQKSAFKRNPANAGRFITSGLWAWSRHPNYFGEIVLWTGIAIMALPVLSGWRWITLISPLFVVLLLTRVSGIPMLETRAEKRWGDEAEYQEYTSRTPVLIPRPPRN
- a CDS encoding SDR family oxidoreductase; this translates as MDSPLTLVTGATGYIGGRLVQRLLERGHRVRCLARDPSKLALDPWRDQVEVVKGDVLDPATLGAALEGCDYAYYLIHSMGDTADFGQTDRVGAQNFQEAAATAGLRRIVYLGGLGRPEDEALSKHLRSRQEVGQTLASGRVPVTEVRAAVIIGSGSVSFEMLRYLTEVLPIMTTPKWVRTRCQPIAIRDVLEMLTAVLEDEPVSRVLEVGGPEVLTYEEMMQIYAEEAGLRRRIIIPVPVLSPGLSSRWIGLVTPLPSAVARPLVDSLKNEVIVTDDAPARLFPYQPISYREAVRLALELTTSRQVETRWSDAATSPAHPLPTDPAWAGGKRFEDRRVVDSRAAAGDIFWAFTRVGGDVGYYGFDWAWRIRGVLDSLIGGVGLRRGRRHPEDLRPGEALDFWRVVRVEPDRSLLLQAEMKLPGEAWLEWSVDPDGSATELTQTATFVPRGLLGRMYWYALVPFHALIFGAMARRIAAAGAGRVPGEHRLSG
- a CDS encoding RNA-binding protein; protein product: MSSNLYVGNLTFNTTSGDLETLFAKHGEVTKAQVITDRDTGRSRGFGFVEMATSEGGKAAIDNLNGYNLDGRDLTVNVAKERSR
- a CDS encoding TetR/AcrR family transcriptional regulator — protein: MNTRHTRAKPLSRDDRREAILTAVIPLLIEKGQAVTTAEMAEAAGIAEGTIFRAFPDKAALIHEAVKITMDPAPVRVALEAIDATAPIETQLTEAAHILVERFDRITALMEVLRTMPLPATGPPAGARRVVTESIASISAGLTVLLERHRDRLVIAPSRAAAAFRGLIFANAHSVMTPEEKLTIDEVVGILLCGISARPIGD
- a CDS encoding ABC transporter ATP-binding protein, with the translated sequence MLIRILKERLKPYSRQITIVILLQLAGTIASLYLPSLNADIIDDGVVTGDTAYITRTGVWMLLVSLIQVGCTISAVFFGARTAMAFGRDLRSVIFHRVADFSSREMAALGAPSLITRNTNDVQQVQMLVLMGLTMMVSAPIMMVGGIIMALREDVGLSWLVVVAIPILAMAVGLIISRMIPAYRLMQSRIDSVNRVLREQATGIRVLRAFVREPFETKRFEQANADLTDVSITVGRWMSAMFPVVMLVLNLSSVAVLWFGGFRIDSGAMEIGALTAFLTYLIQILMSVMMATFMLVMVPRATVSADRIGEVLDTESSVLLPAVGVTKVGRRGELDLRGAGFSYPGANFPVLCDVTFSARPGQTTAIVGSTGAGKTTLFGLIPRLFDATTGSVLVDGVDVRELEPSVLWSKIGLVPQIPYLFSGTVASNLRYGKPDASEAEMWAALEVAQARGFVEDMPEGLEALISQGGTNVSGGQRQRLAIARALILKPEIYLFDDSFSALDLATDARLRRALKPVTADATVLIIAQRISTIADADQIVVLEDGELVGLGTHESLLETCETYVEIVESQLKAEVA